Sequence from the Pectobacterium brasiliense genome:
GCTTATCTATTGGTATGAGTAAAGCGCAGGTTTATCGCCGCATCGTGTTGCCTCAGGCCATGCTGAATGCGCTGCCCGCGACGGGGAACACCTTCATTTCTCTGATTAAAGATACCTCGGTGGCCTTTGCGCTGGGCGTCTCCGAACTGTTTGCGGAAGGCAAGATGATTGCCGCTGAATCTCTGCGTTTCTTTGAGACCTTCCTGGTTGTGGGTCTGATTTACTGGTTGGTGATCATTGTTTATTCCTGGCTGCAAAAACAGCTGGAGAAGAAACTGAATCACTCGCTACAGCGATAAGGGGCTGACATGATCAGTGTAAAGAATCTTTCTAAACGCTTTGGCGATCAGGTGGTGTTGGACAACATTAGTCTGGATATCGCGAAAGGCGAAGTCGTGGCCATCATTGGCCCCTCCGGTTCGGGTAAATCCACGCTGCTGCGCTGTCTGAACCTGCTGGAAACGCCAGAGTCGGGCACGATTGAAATTGGTGACCAAACGCTGGATACGCGTCGTTATTCCTCTAAAGAGGCCTATGCGCTGCGCCGCCAGACGGCGATGGTATTCCAGAGTTATAACCTGTTTAAGAACAAGACGGCGCTGGAGAACGTGACGGAAGCGCTGATTGTTGTGAAAAAAATGCCGAAGAAGCAGGCGGATGAAATCGGTCTGGCACTGCTGGAGCAGGTTGGTCTGCTGCCGCAGGCGGCACAGTATCCGGTGACGCTATCCGGCGGGCAGCAGCAGCGCGTGAGCATTGCGCGTGCGCTGGCGGTGGACCCGAAGGCGATTTTGTTTGATGAACCGACCTCGGCGCTGGACCCGGAAAGGGTACACGAAGTGCTTCAGGTGATTCAGAAGCTGGCGAAAAACGACACCACGATGGTGATCGTCACCCACGAAATGCAGTTTGCGAAAGAAGTGGCTGACCGAGTGATCTTCATGGCGGACGGTCATATCGTTGAGGAAGGTCCGGCGGAGCAGGTGATTAGCTTCTCGGATAACCCGCAAACCCAGCGTTTCCTGCGTCAGTTGACCAAGCTGCCTGAGCCGCTTGAGTACGATATTTAACGCATACGTAGACACACCTGCACGCCTGAACAAGGCAGCCCTGTCAGGCAGGGCACGATAATGTGGAGCAAGTATTCATGAGAACAGCACCTCAGCATGAGCCTCTGGCTCAGTTTATTCAGGCGTTTCGCCACGATTTACACCGTAATCCTGAACTGTCGAATCAGGAGTTCGAAACCACGAAGAAG
This genomic interval carries:
- a CDS encoding amino acid ABC transporter ATP-binding protein — protein: MISVKNLSKRFGDQVVLDNISLDIAKGEVVAIIGPSGSGKSTLLRCLNLLETPESGTIEIGDQTLDTRRYSSKEAYALRRQTAMVFQSYNLFKNKTALENVTEALIVVKKMPKKQADEIGLALLEQVGLLPQAAQYPVTLSGGQQQRVSIARALAVDPKAILFDEPTSALDPERVHEVLQVIQKLAKNDTTMVIVTHEMQFAKEVADRVIFMADGHIVEEGPAEQVISFSDNPQTQRFLRQLTKLPEPLEYDI